In Shouchella patagoniensis, the following are encoded in one genomic region:
- the gatC gene encoding Asp-tRNA(Asn)/Glu-tRNA(Gln) amidotransferase subunit GatC, which translates to MSRISQEQVKHVAHLARLAITDEEAERFRGQLEEIITAAEKLNEVDTEGVIPTTHVRNEHNVTRDDKPEKGLDVKDVLKNAPDHEDGQVRVPSVF; encoded by the coding sequence ATGTCTAGAATTTCACAAGAACAAGTAAAGCATGTGGCTCATCTGGCTCGCTTAGCGATTACAGATGAAGAAGCAGAAAGATTTCGTGGGCAGCTGGAAGAAATTATAACAGCTGCTGAAAAACTGAACGAAGTGGATACAGAAGGTGTTATACCAACAACGCATGTGAGAAATGAGCATAATGTCACTCGCGATGATAAACCTGAAAAAGGTCTTGATGTTAAAGACGTGTTAAAAAATGCACCTGACCATGAAGATGGTCAAGTACGTGTACCATCCGTATTTTAA
- the gatA gene encoding Asp-tRNA(Asn)/Glu-tRNA(Gln) amidotransferase subunit GatA yields MSLFDHSLTELHNKLVAKEINVSDLVDTSYKRISEVDSKIKAFLTLDEERARSLAKQLDEVDASEKGILFGMPIGIKDNIVTKGLRTTCSSKILENFDPIYDATVMNKLRAAETVTIGKINMDEFAMGSSNENSAFQTTTNPWNTDYVPGGSSGGSAAAVAAGEVPFTLGSDTGGSIRQPAAYCGVVGLKPTYGRVSRYGLVAFASSLDQIGPITRNVADNAFLFEAIAGHCPSDSTSAQLPVPPYSETFTGDIKGLRIAVPSEYLGEGVSVEVRQSVLDALAVLEKEGAVWDEVSLPHSKYALAAYYVIASSEASSNLSRFDGVRYGYRSDNADNLLDLYKNTRSEGFGDEVKRRIMLGTFALSSGYYDAYYKKAQQVRTLIKKDFDDVFANYDVVIGPTTPTPAFKIGDNMSDPMTMYANDILTIPVNLAGVPALSLPCGFQDGLPLGLQIIGKNFDEATIYRVADVYEKATAFSKEKPAL; encoded by the coding sequence ATGTCATTATTTGATCATTCATTAACAGAGCTACATAACAAACTTGTAGCAAAAGAAATTAACGTATCTGATCTTGTTGATACGTCTTATAAGCGTATTTCTGAAGTGGATTCAAAAATAAAAGCGTTTTTAACCCTGGATGAAGAACGTGCTCGTAGCCTTGCAAAACAATTAGACGAGGTTGACGCTAGTGAGAAAGGCATTTTGTTTGGAATGCCAATTGGGATTAAAGACAACATTGTTACAAAAGGACTACGGACAACGTGTTCAAGTAAAATACTTGAAAATTTTGATCCAATCTATGATGCAACAGTGATGAATAAACTTCGTGCGGCGGAAACAGTAACAATTGGTAAAATTAACATGGATGAGTTTGCGATGGGCTCTTCAAATGAGAATTCTGCTTTCCAAACCACAACAAACCCATGGAACACCGATTATGTTCCAGGCGGATCAAGTGGTGGTTCAGCAGCTGCCGTTGCGGCAGGAGAAGTGCCATTTACGCTTGGGTCTGATACGGGTGGATCGATTCGTCAACCAGCTGCTTACTGTGGTGTTGTTGGATTAAAACCTACATATGGACGTGTATCGCGTTATGGACTAGTAGCTTTTGCTTCTTCACTTGACCAAATTGGACCGATTACGCGTAATGTAGCTGATAATGCGTTTTTATTTGAAGCGATTGCTGGACATTGTCCTTCAGATTCAACGTCAGCGCAATTACCTGTTCCTCCTTATAGTGAAACGTTTACGGGTGATATAAAAGGACTACGCATTGCCGTACCATCTGAGTATTTAGGCGAAGGAGTTAGTGTAGAAGTACGTCAATCCGTGCTTGATGCGCTTGCTGTCTTAGAAAAAGAGGGAGCGGTATGGGATGAAGTGTCACTGCCACATTCGAAGTATGCACTCGCTGCTTATTACGTGATCGCTTCGTCTGAAGCATCATCTAACTTATCACGCTTTGATGGTGTTCGTTATGGCTATCGCTCTGACAACGCAGATAACTTACTTGATTTGTATAAAAACACTCGTTCTGAAGGATTTGGTGACGAAGTTAAACGTCGGATTATGCTTGGAACATTCGCATTAAGCTCTGGTTACTATGATGCCTATTATAAAAAAGCGCAGCAAGTACGTACGTTAATTAAAAAAGATTTTGATGATGTGTTTGCAAACTATGACGTTGTTATTGGACCAACAACACCAACACCTGCCTTTAAAATTGGTGACAATATGTCTGACCCAATGACGATGTATGCAAATGACATTTTAACAATCCCTGTCAATCTTGCGGGTGTTCCTGCATTGTCCTTACCATGTGGATTCCAAGACGGATTGCCGCTTGGCTTACAAATCATCGGTAAGAACTTTGACGAGGCAACGATTTACCGTGTTGCAGACGTATATGAAAAAGCAACGGCCTTCTCTAAAGAGAAGCCAGCATTGTAA
- the gatB gene encoding Asp-tRNA(Asn)/Glu-tRNA(Gln) amidotransferase subunit GatB, which yields MNFETVIGLEVHVELKTESKIFSPSPNHFGADPNTNTSVIDLGYPGVLPVVNKRAIDFAMKAAMALNCQVATDTKFDRKNYFYPDNPKAYQISQFDKPIGEHGWIEIEVGGKKKKIGITRLHMEEDAGKLTHSGDGHSLVDYNRQGTPLVEIVSEPDIRTPEEAYAYLEKLKAIIQYTGVSDCKMEEGSLRCDANISLRPIGQEKFGTKTELKNLNSFNFVRKGLEYEEKRQEQVLLSGGIIEQETRRYDEAGNKTILMRIKEGSDDYRYFPEPDLVNLYIDDDWKGRIKSEIPELPDARKERYVTDLHLPAYDAHVLTLTKEMSDFFEETIEKGVDAKLVSNWLMGEVLAYLNAEQKELQDSALTPDGLAGMIKLISGGTISSKIAKKVLKELVEKGGNPEQIVKDKGLVQISDEGELRKMVVEVLDANGQSIEDYRNGKDRAIGFLVGQIMKATKGKANPPMVNKLLLEEIEKR from the coding sequence ATGAACTTTGAAACAGTCATTGGACTCGAAGTGCACGTTGAACTAAAAACCGAATCAAAAATCTTTTCGCCAAGCCCAAACCACTTTGGTGCTGACCCGAATACGAATACAAGCGTCATTGATCTTGGTTACCCTGGTGTGTTACCAGTTGTAAACAAACGTGCGATTGATTTTGCGATGAAAGCAGCGATGGCACTTAATTGTCAAGTAGCTACTGATACAAAATTTGACCGCAAAAACTATTTCTATCCAGATAATCCCAAAGCTTATCAAATCTCTCAATTTGATAAGCCGATAGGTGAGCATGGTTGGATTGAGATTGAAGTAGGCGGTAAGAAGAAGAAGATAGGGATTACTCGTCTTCATATGGAAGAAGATGCTGGTAAGCTGACGCACTCTGGTGATGGTCATTCACTAGTGGACTACAATCGTCAAGGAACGCCACTCGTGGAGATTGTATCTGAACCTGATATCCGTACACCAGAAGAAGCGTATGCGTACTTGGAGAAGCTTAAAGCGATTATTCAATACACAGGTGTATCTGACTGTAAGATGGAAGAAGGATCACTTCGTTGTGATGCGAATATCTCTTTGCGTCCAATTGGCCAAGAGAAGTTTGGTACAAAAACAGAGTTGAAAAACTTAAACTCATTTAACTTCGTTCGTAAAGGACTTGAATACGAAGAAAAGCGTCAAGAGCAAGTTCTTCTTTCAGGTGGCATCATTGAACAAGAAACGCGTCGCTATGATGAAGCAGGGAATAAAACCATTCTCATGCGTATCAAAGAAGGATCGGATGATTACCGTTACTTTCCGGAGCCAGACCTTGTTAATCTTTACATTGATGACGATTGGAAAGGACGGATCAAAAGTGAAATTCCGGAATTACCAGATGCACGAAAAGAGCGCTATGTAACGGATCTTCATCTACCTGCCTACGACGCGCACGTGCTGACACTCACTAAAGAAATGTCCGATTTCTTCGAAGAGACAATTGAAAAAGGTGTTGACGCGAAGCTTGTTTCAAACTGGTTGATGGGTGAAGTACTCGCTTACTTAAATGCTGAGCAAAAGGAATTACAAGACTCTGCACTAACACCAGATGGACTAGCTGGGATGATTAAACTGATTTCAGGTGGTACGATTTCTTCTAAAATCGCGAAAAAAGTGTTAAAAGAATTAGTAGAAAAAGGCGGAAATCCAGAGCAGATTGTTAAGGATAAAGGGCTTGTTCAAATTTCCGATGAAGGTGAACTTCGTAAAATGGTTGTTGAGGTGCTTGATGCCAACGGACAATCCATTGAAGATTATCGGAATGGAAAAGACCGTGCGATTGGCTTCCTAGTCGGCCAAATTATGAAAGCAACAAAAGGGAAAGCAAACCCGCCGATGGTCAACAAGCTTTTGCTTGAAGAGATCGAAAAACGTTAA
- a CDS encoding diacylglycerol kinase, with translation MKRARLIYNPSSGREQLKKNLSYILNRLENAGYEASAHATTPEEGCAIRAARQAGERGFDLVIAAGGDGTIFEVVNGLADLEKRPMLGIIPAGTTNDFARALEISRDIEKACDVLCEGHYEPIDIGRMNQKYFTNIAAAGTLTELTYEVPAKLKTMVGQLAYYIKGIEKLPQVKPTAVHIEYDGKLFEGEIMMFLVANTNSVGGFEKLCPDASLQDGMFDFIVVKKTSFPEFVHLASLALRGEHINHPKVMYVKANRIKVSLFDNHKMQLNLDGERGGILPAEFVNMYHHFNLLMPKERKRK, from the coding sequence ATGAAACGGGCTAGATTAATTTATAACCCAAGCTCTGGTAGAGAACAGCTGAAGAAAAACCTCAGCTACATATTAAATCGCCTTGAGAATGCAGGCTATGAAGCATCTGCTCACGCGACAACGCCAGAAGAAGGTTGTGCGATACGGGCGGCTCGCCAGGCAGGGGAACGTGGTTTTGACCTTGTAATTGCAGCAGGTGGAGATGGGACAATCTTCGAAGTTGTTAATGGTTTAGCTGATTTAGAAAAGCGTCCAATGCTCGGCATCATTCCAGCTGGGACAACAAATGATTTTGCCCGCGCTCTTGAAATTTCACGGGACATTGAGAAGGCATGTGATGTGCTCTGTGAAGGCCACTACGAGCCGATTGATATTGGGCGAATGAACCAGAAGTATTTTACAAATATTGCTGCGGCAGGAACATTAACAGAACTTACATATGAAGTGCCTGCAAAGCTTAAAACAATGGTCGGACAACTTGCATATTATATTAAAGGAATTGAGAAGCTTCCTCAGGTGAAACCAACTGCTGTTCATATTGAATATGATGGCAAGTTGTTTGAAGGGGAAATCATGATGTTTTTGGTTGCCAACACAAATTCTGTTGGTGGCTTTGAAAAGTTATGCCCAGATGCATCACTTCAAGATGGTATGTTTGACTTTATTGTTGTTAAAAAAACGTCGTTTCCAGAATTCGTTCATTTAGCCTCTCTGGCATTACGTGGCGAACATATTAACCATCCGAAAGTAATGTACGTCAAAGCAAACCGAATTAAAGTGTCATTGTTTGACAATCATAAGATGCAGCTGAACTTAGACGGTGAACGTGGAGGCATTCTCCCTGCGGAGTTTGTGAATATGTATCATCACTTTAATTTGCTAATGCCTAAAGAGCGAAAACGCAAATAG
- the alr gene encoding alanine racemase has product MKTSSHRNTFAAIDLNAIKTNATHFKESLSQGAQLMAVVKGDGYGHGALPVAKAALAGGATYLGVAILDEAIELRDAGITAPILVLGYTAPEALQEAVSRNITITIFNQEVRDALLDFMATSNHQAKVHLKTDTGMGRVGVQTTEELLELARPLANHPTIELEGLFTHFAEADNLESSYTDEQFERFLGFAHALDDAGITIAIKHCCNSAGTLYHKDKHLDMVRVGISLYGLLPDVALTFPLPLTQAMTLYTSVVAIRTLPRGSSISYGRTHTLPSERKVATLPIGYADGLSRALSNLGFAYLDGKEAPIIGRVCMDQTMIDVTDLQAVHVGDLVEFPIDQMATLTGTINYEIVCAISNRVPRIYQ; this is encoded by the coding sequence GTGAAAACAAGTAGCCACCGCAACACATTTGCTGCAATTGATTTAAACGCAATAAAAACCAATGCCACTCACTTTAAAGAATCCCTTTCACAAGGTGCTCAGCTTATGGCGGTTGTAAAAGGAGATGGATATGGACATGGTGCCCTTCCTGTAGCCAAAGCTGCGCTCGCTGGAGGCGCAACTTATCTTGGAGTGGCTATTCTTGATGAAGCGATCGAGCTTCGAGATGCTGGGATTACGGCACCCATTCTTGTATTAGGTTACACTGCTCCCGAGGCACTACAAGAGGCTGTCTCCCGCAATATTACGATCACCATTTTTAACCAAGAAGTACGTGATGCCTTACTAGATTTTATGGCTACAAGCAACCATCAAGCTAAAGTTCACTTGAAAACCGATACAGGTATGGGACGTGTTGGTGTCCAAACAACTGAAGAATTACTAGAGCTTGCTAGACCTTTAGCAAACCATCCCACAATCGAACTTGAAGGATTGTTTACTCATTTTGCTGAAGCAGATAATTTAGAATCAAGTTATACAGATGAACAATTTGAGCGTTTCCTTGGCTTTGCACATGCATTAGATGATGCGGGTATTACAATTGCCATTAAACATTGCTGTAATAGTGCAGGGACTCTCTACCATAAGGACAAACACCTTGATATGGTCCGGGTTGGCATCAGTTTATACGGCTTGCTCCCAGATGTTGCTCTTACGTTTCCTCTTCCACTTACCCAAGCTATGACGCTTTATACTAGTGTTGTGGCAATTCGCACGTTACCAAGAGGCTCTTCAATTAGCTATGGCAGAACACACACCTTGCCTTCTGAACGAAAGGTGGCAACTTTACCAATTGGGTACGCGGATGGCTTATCACGGGCACTATCCAATTTAGGTTTTGCTTATCTTGATGGAAAAGAAGCTCCGATTATCGGACGCGTTTGTATGGATCAAACAATGATTGATGTGACTGATTTACAAGCTGTTCATGTTGGCGATCTTGTCGAGTTCCCAATCGATCAAATGGCAACCTTAACCGGTACAATTAATTATGAGATTGTCTGCGCAATTTCAAATCGTGTTCCGCGAATTTATCAATAA
- the ald gene encoding alanine dehydrogenase, with amino-acid sequence MIIGIPREIKNNENRVAITPAGVVALTKAGHTILVEQNAGVGSSFEDTDYATAGATIIAEAKDVWAKSDMIMKVKEPLSSEYVYFREGLILFTYLHLAAEPELAQALVDSGVIAIAYETVEVNRTLPLLTPMSEVAGRMASQIGAQFLEKLKGGKGILLSGVPGVKRGKVTVIGGGVVGTNAAKIAVGLGADVTLIDLSADRLRQIDDLFGNDIQTLMSNPLNIAEAVKDSDLVIGAVLIPGAKAPKLVTEEMIKSMSPGSVVVDVAIDQGGIIETVDKITTHDNPTYTKHGVVHYAVANMPGAVPRTSTLGLTNVTIPYAMQIANKGVQKALAENPALALGLNVANGDVTYSAVARDLGYELVTVEEALAKSTKHA; translated from the coding sequence ATGATTATTGGTATCCCTAGAGAAATTAAAAATAACGAAAACCGCGTTGCAATTACGCCAGCAGGTGTTGTTGCACTCACAAAAGCAGGTCACACGATTTTAGTTGAACAAAACGCTGGTGTAGGCTCAAGCTTTGAAGATACAGATTATGCTACAGCTGGTGCTACCATTATTGCTGAAGCAAAAGACGTTTGGGCAAAATCAGACATGATTATGAAAGTAAAAGAGCCACTAAGTTCTGAGTATGTTTATTTCCGTGAAGGCTTAATCTTGTTCACATACTTGCACCTTGCTGCAGAACCAGAACTTGCTCAAGCACTCGTCGATAGTGGCGTCATTGCAATTGCTTACGAAACCGTTGAAGTAAACCGCACGCTTCCACTTCTTACACCTATGAGTGAAGTAGCTGGACGTATGGCTTCTCAAATTGGTGCTCAATTCCTTGAAAAACTAAAAGGTGGAAAAGGAATTCTTCTTTCTGGTGTTCCTGGTGTGAAACGTGGAAAAGTGACCGTTATTGGCGGCGGGGTTGTTGGTACAAACGCAGCAAAAATCGCAGTTGGTCTTGGAGCTGATGTTACATTAATCGATTTGAGTGCAGATCGTCTCCGTCAAATTGATGATCTTTTCGGTAATGACATTCAAACACTTATGTCTAACCCGCTTAACATTGCAGAAGCGGTTAAAGATTCTGACCTAGTCATCGGCGCTGTTCTTATTCCTGGAGCAAAAGCACCGAAGCTTGTAACAGAAGAAATGATTAAATCCATGTCTCCAGGTTCAGTTGTTGTTGACGTAGCTATTGACCAAGGTGGTATTATTGAAACAGTAGATAAAATCACAACACACGATAACCCGACATATACGAAGCATGGCGTTGTACACTATGCGGTTGCGAACATGCCTGGTGCTGTTCCACGCACATCAACGCTTGGACTGACAAATGTGACAATCCCTTACGCGATGCAAATTGCAAACAAAGGCGTACAAAAAGCACTTGCTGAAAATCCAGCACTTGCTCTTGGCCTAAACGTAGCGAATGGCGATGTCACGTACAGCGCTGTTGCACGCGATCTTGGATATGAGCTTGTTACTGTTGAAGAAGCCCTTGCAAAATCAACAAAACATGCTTAA
- a CDS encoding PucR family transcriptional regulator — protein MDKESNHLFNQPFDSLDDFADAISERLHCPVTIEDSNHHLLAYSSHEDETDAARISTIIGRRVPERVINRFWKDGVIPTLNKSDDPLVIPTISDIGLGNRVAISIRKNEEVLGYIWVLEVGRSLTEQDLADLKLAAIKARNQLLQLNLQTKRRERNDQELLWQMMTGDVADHNTVAGHLKRLGLKKDQAIAIIVFSFESMTQAQYKQLAYAAKTAQRMEILIQTLDENELILLVSPKSVVDFDQEAREFIATFSGQLKERFDLCMTASGCSYPKEQYDDVKSSFEEASTVIRLKQLFKRELHESIFYHELGVFRYIDILKRSSDTKKLAANHVIQKLQAYDRENRTNLLETLEAVLDKEDNMSEAAKLLHCHVNTLNYRLKRIKEITMVDLKDPVQKIGIYLDMKLFHNMK, from the coding sequence ATGGACAAAGAATCGAACCACCTTTTCAATCAACCATTTGATTCACTCGACGACTTCGCGGACGCCATCAGTGAGCGTCTCCATTGTCCTGTTACAATAGAAGATTCGAATCACCATTTGCTTGCTTATAGTTCTCACGAAGATGAAACCGATGCTGCTCGCATCTCGACTATTATTGGAAGACGGGTGCCCGAACGTGTCATCAATCGCTTTTGGAAAGACGGGGTAATCCCCACGCTCAATAAAAGTGATGACCCACTAGTAATCCCGACGATTTCTGATATCGGTCTTGGCAATCGTGTTGCTATCTCCATTCGGAAGAATGAAGAAGTCCTTGGCTACATATGGGTTCTTGAGGTCGGTCGCTCTCTGACTGAGCAAGATTTAGCTGACTTAAAATTGGCTGCTATTAAAGCAAGAAATCAACTTTTACAATTAAATTTACAAACAAAACGAAGAGAACGGAACGACCAAGAATTGCTCTGGCAAATGATGACAGGTGATGTCGCAGACCACAATACGGTTGCTGGACATTTAAAGCGCTTGGGATTAAAAAAAGATCAGGCCATTGCCATCATTGTGTTTTCGTTTGAGTCGATGACACAAGCACAATATAAGCAGCTTGCCTATGCAGCAAAAACAGCACAGCGCATGGAAATTCTCATTCAAACACTCGATGAAAATGAATTAATTTTATTAGTATCACCTAAATCTGTGGTGGATTTTGATCAAGAAGCGCGTGAGTTTATTGCTACATTCTCTGGACAACTGAAGGAACGTTTTGATCTCTGTATGACCGCATCTGGCTGTAGCTATCCGAAAGAACAATATGATGATGTAAAGTCTAGCTTTGAAGAAGCCAGTACCGTCATTCGTTTAAAGCAATTATTTAAAAGAGAACTACATGAATCTATTTTTTATCATGAACTAGGTGTTTTTCGTTACATTGATATCCTAAAACGTTCAAGTGACACGAAGAAGCTTGCTGCCAACCATGTCATTCAAAAATTACAAGCTTATGATCGTGAGAATCGAACGAACTTGCTAGAGACGCTTGAAGCTGTTCTCGATAAAGAAGACAATATGAGCGAAGCTGCAAAATTGCTTCATTGTCATGTAAACACATTAAATTATCGTCTAAAACGAATTAAAGAAATTACAATGGTTGATTTAAAAGACCCTGTCCAAAAAATTGGCATTTATTTAGATATGAAGCTCTTTCACAACATGAAATAG
- a CDS encoding alanine/glycine:cation symporter family protein, whose protein sequence is MSILEVLENINAVLWGPPSLILLFGTGLFLTFALKGLQFRRLGHAFRLGFGKEDEKDSAAEGDISHFKTLMTTLSATIGIGNIAGVATAVTLGGPGAIFWMWIVGLLGMATKYAEALLAVKYRVKNDRGEYSSGPMYYIEKGLGKKFKFLAIAFALFGAIAALGIGNSVQSNTIADVALTSFSIPNWLTGLLLIVLVSFIIFGGIQRISTVASFFVPIMAILYMGAAILILILNYNLILPAFELIFYYAFNPVAAVGGFVGIVVAEAIRNGVARGIFSNEAGLGTAALIAGSARGDHPVKQALVAMTGTFIVTIIVCTMTGLVLLITGFWDQTGGLISNVPHDSTLEAGALTSAAFGSVLGVVGEYIVSLSVIFFGFSTIVGWYVYGEKCFEYLIGTKGITSYRIIYVLACGIGTVASLQTVWAFADMANALMMIPNLIALLLLWKVVVSETNDYFTNFYKHGKG, encoded by the coding sequence ATGAGTATTTTAGAAGTACTCGAGAATATCAACGCAGTTTTATGGGGACCACCCAGTTTAATTTTACTTTTTGGGACAGGCTTATTTTTAACCTTTGCCCTCAAAGGCTTACAATTTCGTCGGTTAGGTCACGCGTTTAGACTTGGCTTTGGAAAGGAAGACGAAAAAGATTCCGCTGCTGAAGGAGACATAAGTCATTTTAAAACATTAATGACAACGTTATCAGCGACAATCGGAATTGGAAACATTGCTGGTGTAGCAACGGCCGTTACGCTTGGTGGTCCTGGAGCCATTTTCTGGATGTGGATTGTTGGTTTGCTAGGAATGGCCACGAAGTATGCAGAAGCGCTTCTTGCAGTGAAATACCGTGTAAAAAATGATCGTGGTGAATATTCAAGCGGTCCAATGTATTATATTGAAAAAGGGTTAGGAAAGAAATTTAAATTTCTTGCAATCGCATTCGCATTATTTGGAGCGATAGCGGCACTTGGTATTGGAAACAGCGTACAGTCAAATACAATTGCAGATGTTGCTTTAACTAGTTTTAGTATTCCAAACTGGCTAACAGGACTTCTTCTAATTGTTCTAGTTAGCTTCATAATCTTTGGCGGAATTCAGCGCATTAGCACTGTAGCAAGTTTCTTTGTTCCGATCATGGCGATTTTGTACATGGGTGCAGCGATTTTAATTTTGATACTTAATTATAATTTAATTTTACCTGCGTTTGAACTGATTTTCTATTATGCATTTAACCCAGTTGCTGCTGTTGGCGGTTTTGTTGGTATTGTAGTTGCTGAAGCGATTCGCAATGGTGTTGCTCGAGGAATCTTTTCTAACGAAGCTGGTCTTGGTACAGCTGCATTAATTGCAGGGAGTGCTCGTGGTGATCATCCAGTTAAACAGGCACTTGTTGCAATGACAGGTACGTTTATAGTAACAATTATTGTCTGCACGATGACCGGACTTGTCTTACTAATTACTGGTTTCTGGGATCAAACAGGCGGTTTAATTTCTAACGTACCTCATGACTCAACGCTTGAAGCAGGTGCTTTAACCAGTGCTGCCTTTGGTTCAGTCCTTGGAGTCGTAGGTGAATATATTGTATCTCTTTCTGTTATATTCTTTGGCTTCTCCACAATTGTTGGTTGGTATGTATACGGTGAGAAATGTTTTGAATACTTAATTGGAACAAAAGGAATTACGTCTTACCGTATTATTTATGTACTTGCTTGTGGAATTGGTACTGTGGCAAGCCTTCAAACAGTATGGGCATTTGCCGACATGGCTAATGCACTTATGATGATTCCAAACTTAATTGCCTTGCTGTTGCTTTGGAAAGTTGTCGTTTCTGAAACGAACGATTACTTTACAAATTTCTATAAGCATGGAAAAGGATAA
- a CDS encoding NUDIX hydrolase — MVPPKHFVSAATIVVNSNEELLLIKGPRRGWEMPGGQVEISESIQAAAIRETKEETGIDVEIIKFCGVYQNINHSICNILFLAKPIGGEPTPSEESLEVGFFPLAKALEMVTWNNFSQRIEDCLNNTNQPFLVEF, encoded by the coding sequence ATGGTCCCACCAAAACACTTTGTTTCGGCAGCAACCATTGTTGTCAATTCAAACGAAGAGCTTTTATTAATCAAAGGTCCACGGAGAGGATGGGAAATGCCTGGCGGTCAAGTAGAGATTAGTGAATCGATACAAGCTGCAGCGATACGTGAAACAAAAGAAGAAACAGGAATTGATGTTGAAATCATCAAATTTTGTGGTGTTTATCAGAACATCAACCATTCGATTTGCAACATCCTCTTTTTAGCTAAACCAATTGGCGGTGAACCTACTCCATCAGAAGAAAGTCTAGAAGTTGGATTTTTTCCACTTGCGAAAGCACTTGAAATGGTTACGTGGAATAATTTTAGCCAACGAATCGAGGATTGTTTAAACAATACGAATCAACCATTTCTCGTTGAATTTTGA
- a CDS encoding flavodoxin, whose protein sequence is MRVCIVFASMSGNTEDIAVIIKKELLKGGVNVDVEEMDGYSASDLEDYDGVLIGSYTWGDGDLPYEAEDFEEELTEIDLSGIPAAAFGSGDRVYPSYCEAVHIFEKTLRECGATIVSECLEIEFDPNTDAEIEACRIFAQTYLHALKQRIAV, encoded by the coding sequence ATGCGAGTGTGTATTGTCTTTGCCAGCATGTCAGGAAATACAGAAGATATTGCTGTAATCATAAAAAAAGAACTTTTAAAAGGTGGAGTAAATGTAGACGTTGAAGAAATGGATGGCTATTCAGCGAGTGACTTAGAAGATTATGACGGGGTGCTTATAGGTAGCTATACGTGGGGGGACGGAGATTTACCTTATGAAGCAGAGGATTTTGAAGAAGAATTGACGGAAATCGATTTATCAGGTATACCAGCAGCTGCTTTTGGTTCTGGAGATCGTGTGTATCCTTCTTATTGTGAGGCGGTACATATTTTTGAAAAAACACTTCGAGAATGCGGAGCAACCATTGTAAGTGAATGTCTAGAAATCGAATTTGATCCAAATACAGATGCGGAAATTGAGGCATGCCGAATATTCGCTCAGACCTATCTTCATGCATTAAAACAGCGCATTGCTGTTTAA